A single region of the Apium graveolens cultivar Ventura unplaced genomic scaffold, ASM990537v1 ctg5253, whole genome shotgun sequence genome encodes:
- the LOC141702508 gene encoding proteasome subunit beta type-7-A-like isoform X1 translates to MNIRVRHFQVTYMWHCSFIYLFEVYNISSQLKLHHYHTGRESRVVRALTLLKTHICSYQGHVSAALVLDGVDVTGPHLHIIYPHGSTDSLPFVIMGSGSLAAMAVFESRYAEGINRDDGVALVRDDIRVKLKTRARYLGYMQTCDSYWGQNAVRHNRPQTKGLETLYNNKAERKMDKRRASEIS, encoded by the exons ATGAACATTCGTGTCAGGCACTTTCAAGTTACTTATATGTGGCATTGCTCCTTTATCTATTTATTTGAAGTTT ATAATATTAGCTCTCAGTTGAAGCTGCATCATTATCACACAGGTAGGGAATCAAGGGTTGTGAGAGCCCTCACACTTTTAAAAACTCATATTTGTAG CTATCAAGGTCATGTTTCAGCTGCATTGGTGCTTGATGGAGTTGATGTCACTGGTCCACATTTACACATT ATTTACCCTCATGGATCAACTGATTCCCTGCCTTTTGTTATAATGGGATCTGGTTCACTTGCTGCAATGGCCGTTTTCGAATCTAGATACGCCGAGGGGATAAAT AGGGACGATGGAGTTGCTTTGGTACGTGATGATATACG GGTGAAACTGAAAACAAGAGCCAGATACCTCGGATATATGCAAACATGTGATTCCTACTGGGGCCAGAATGCAGTCCGACACAATAGACCCCAAACCAAAG GTCTGGAAACCTTATATAATAACAAAGCAGAGAGAAAGATGGACAAAAGAAGAGCATCAGAAATTTCTTGA
- the LOC141702508 gene encoding proteasome subunit beta type-7-A-like isoform X3, which translates to MNIRVRHFQVTYMWHCSFIYLFEVYNISSQLKLHHYHTGRESRVVRALTLLKTHICSYQGHVSAALVLDGVDVTGPHLHIIYPHGSTDSLPFVIMGSGSLAAMAVFESRYAEGINRDDGVALVRDDIRED; encoded by the exons ATGAACATTCGTGTCAGGCACTTTCAAGTTACTTATATGTGGCATTGCTCCTTTATCTATTTATTTGAAGTTT ATAATATTAGCTCTCAGTTGAAGCTGCATCATTATCACACAGGTAGGGAATCAAGGGTTGTGAGAGCCCTCACACTTTTAAAAACTCATATTTGTAG CTATCAAGGTCATGTTTCAGCTGCATTGGTGCTTGATGGAGTTGATGTCACTGGTCCACATTTACACATT ATTTACCCTCATGGATCAACTGATTCCCTGCCTTTTGTTATAATGGGATCTGGTTCACTTGCTGCAATGGCCGTTTTCGAATCTAGATACGCCGAGGGGATAAAT AGGGACGATGGAGTTGCTTTGGTACGTGATGATATACG tgaggattag
- the LOC141702508 gene encoding proteasome subunit beta type-7-A-like isoform X2, whose amino-acid sequence MNIRVRHFQVTYMWHCSFIYLFEVYNISSQLKLHHYHTGRESRVVRALTLLKTHICSYQGHVSAALVLDGVDVTGPHLHIIYPHGSTDSLPFVIMGSGSLAAMAVFESRYAEGINRDDGVALVRDDIRCGSFELIRTRRWIKSEMEWY is encoded by the exons ATGAACATTCGTGTCAGGCACTTTCAAGTTACTTATATGTGGCATTGCTCCTTTATCTATTTATTTGAAGTTT ATAATATTAGCTCTCAGTTGAAGCTGCATCATTATCACACAGGTAGGGAATCAAGGGTTGTGAGAGCCCTCACACTTTTAAAAACTCATATTTGTAG CTATCAAGGTCATGTTTCAGCTGCATTGGTGCTTGATGGAGTTGATGTCACTGGTCCACATTTACACATT ATTTACCCTCATGGATCAACTGATTCCCTGCCTTTTGTTATAATGGGATCTGGTTCACTTGCTGCAATGGCCGTTTTCGAATCTAGATACGCCGAGGGGATAAAT AGGGACGATGGAGTTGCTTTGGTACGTGATGATATACG atgcggatcattcgagttgatcaggacaagacggtggataaagagtgaaatggaatggtactAG